From one bacterium Scap17 genomic stretch:
- a CDS encoding DUF417 family protein: MQQGSQAVNQGRYGYYIGVFGVVLLLLWLGIYKFTPTEAGLIEPLVANHFAMSWLYDVMSVQMVSNLVGLSEILVAIAMIVGLKYRQVGYYAGIAGSVIFLSTLSFLFTTPDIWKVTDGVLIANFFLVKDILFLAISVSMVERNRPINAD; this comes from the coding sequence ATGCAGCAGGGTTCCCAGGCAGTGAATCAAGGGCGTTATGGTTATTACATCGGTGTATTTGGGGTGGTGCTCCTGCTCCTGTGGCTGGGGATCTACAAGTTCACGCCCACAGAGGCGGGATTGATCGAGCCGTTGGTGGCCAATCACTTTGCCATGAGTTGGCTGTATGACGTGATGTCAGTTCAGATGGTGTCCAATCTGGTCGGGCTGTCAGAAATCCTGGTGGCGATCGCCATGATCGTCGGTCTGAAGTATCGTCAGGTGGGCTACTATGCAGGGATTGCCGGCAGCGTCATCTTCCTCTCCACTTTGAGTTTCCTGTTCACGACTCCTGATATCTGGAAGGTCACGGATGGCGTACTGATCGCCAACTTCTTCCTGGTGAAGGACATTCTCTTCCTGGCAATTTCCGTCAGCATGGTGGAACGAAATCGACCGATCAACGCTGACTGA
- a CDS encoding anti-sigma factor yields MRLNADFSQRASITPDHYQWVPSPQGGVERMMLDRIGEEKARATSLVRYAPDSHFSAHEHPQGEEILVLSGTFTEDGVRDFPAGWYLRNPPDSRHTPSSTDGCVIFVKLRQMPSEEHEAIRINTRDPANWHEQDGREICPLYTSATEQVSLQRLTPHAELPLLVNTGGAELLVLEGCLHPGHGSCPAGSWLRLPASEPLALSAGAEGATFYLKTGHLIALEDE; encoded by the coding sequence ATGCGCCTCAATGCCGACTTTTCACAACGTGCCAGCATCACACCGGATCATTACCAGTGGGTGCCGTCCCCCCAGGGAGGGGTCGAGCGCATGATGCTGGACCGTATCGGGGAGGAGAAGGCACGGGCCACCAGCCTGGTCCGATATGCACCAGACTCCCACTTTTCAGCGCATGAGCATCCACAAGGCGAAGAGATTCTCGTGCTGTCCGGCACCTTCACCGAAGATGGCGTGCGGGATTTCCCTGCTGGCTGGTACCTGCGTAACCCGCCAGACTCGCGCCACACCCCCAGCAGCACCGACGGCTGCGTGATCTTCGTCAAGCTGCGACAGATGCCGTCCGAAGAGCATGAAGCGATACGCATCAACACTCGAGACCCGGCCAACTGGCATGAGCAGGATGGCCGCGAGATCTGCCCACTGTATACCAGTGCGACCGAGCAGGTGAGCCTGCAGCGCCTGACGCCACATGCCGAGCTTCCGCTGTTGGTCAACACTGGCGGTGCCGAACTGCTGGTGCTGGAGGGTTGCCTGCATCCAGGGCACGGGTCCTGCCCTGCCGGTAGTTGGCTGCGCTTGCCAGCCAGCGAACCGCTGGCGCTTTCCGCCGGCGCAGAGGGAGCGACCTTCTACCTCAAGACGGGGCATCTGATCGCTCTGGAGGATGAATGA
- the gcvA gene encoding transcriptional regulator GcvA — protein sequence MTSPNHLNALRAFEASARHKSFAAAAEELHVTPAAVGQLVRGLEEWLGDSLFHRANSGKTRLVPTELAEQALPDIRAGFEKLSLGVERLKDGTRRSVLTVTVSPAFAAKWLLPRLHRFQAAWPDIDVHLDTNHKPVDFSRERVDIGVRYGPGKWRGVVAQELMHEEVYPVCSPQLLRDPERLKTPAALLEETLIHDLSMEGYDGFPSWSGWFKKAGLTDADSSRGLQINNSAAVLQAAIDGQGIALARGVMVHDDLVSGRLVRLFDEVMCASSLAYYVIHRPEVTQVAKVQAFREWLLEEAGLSCRIPSIPAS from the coding sequence ATGACATCGCCCAATCATCTGAATGCTTTGCGTGCCTTCGAAGCGAGCGCCCGCCACAAGAGCTTTGCCGCTGCGGCAGAGGAACTGCACGTGACCCCTGCCGCTGTCGGCCAACTTGTGCGGGGACTGGAGGAGTGGCTGGGTGACTCGCTGTTTCATCGTGCCAACAGCGGCAAGACACGCCTTGTCCCGACGGAGCTTGCAGAGCAGGCACTGCCGGATATCCGTGCCGGATTCGAGAAATTGTCACTCGGGGTGGAGCGTCTCAAGGATGGCACTCGGCGTAGCGTGCTGACGGTGACCGTCAGTCCTGCCTTTGCCGCCAAATGGCTGTTACCACGCCTGCATCGGTTTCAGGCGGCGTGGCCGGACATTGATGTGCATCTGGACACCAATCACAAGCCGGTCGATTTCTCACGGGAGCGGGTAGATATCGGGGTACGCTACGGGCCAGGCAAGTGGAGGGGCGTGGTGGCTCAGGAGCTGATGCACGAAGAGGTCTATCCCGTCTGCTCGCCCCAGCTGCTGCGTGACCCTGAGCGCTTGAAGACCCCCGCAGCCCTGTTGGAGGAGACACTGATTCACGACTTGTCCATGGAAGGCTATGACGGCTTTCCGTCATGGAGCGGCTGGTTCAAGAAGGCGGGTCTCACGGATGCCGATTCATCGCGCGGTCTGCAGATCAACAACTCTGCCGCAGTGCTGCAGGCCGCGATCGATGGTCAGGGCATTGCGTTGGCACGTGGAGTCATGGTGCATGATGACCTTGTCTCGGGGCGCCTGGTCAGGCTGTTTGATGAGGTGATGTGTGCCTCCTCTCTGGCCTATTACGTGATCCACCGGCCCGAGGTCACTCAGGTGGCCAAGGTACAGGCATTTCGGGAATGGTTGCTGGAAGAGGCCGGGCTCAGCTGCCGAATACCTTCCATCCCGGCGTCGTGA